In a genomic window of Sarcophilus harrisii chromosome 4, mSarHar1.11, whole genome shotgun sequence:
- the RBM34 gene encoding RNA-binding protein 34 isoform X2 produces the protein MAPEGKIKGKKKKPTGDSKAVEDKMSSSSSGEYQVGQVSGSLFQNKPCKSVKSHLASLFSSSSAQAQQPVYVAAKEVNGKKRKHNEDEIALHSQRTSAAVEQMPAKKIIMKKDLSDADKRLAHRESAMVSADLEEEEKVQAKQMKKQKISQASSNGKTANGKILDNSDNSFELNKRKKIQINEAEERIKNKRTVFVGNLPVTCKKKELKSFFKEYGQIECVRFRSLIPAKSNLSKKIAAIKREVHPEQKSINGYVVFKEESAAEKALKRNGAQIAEGFPIRVELISDTPLRSKRSVFVGNLPYKIEETAIQEHFSDCGSVLAVKLVRNKVTGIGKGCGYVLFENTDAVQLALKLNNSELMGRKLRVKRYVNNEKAKLSHTPGKVLENSTKFKHKLNFPLKNTGQHSENPFAGEKANPLKKKKKRQKNGKSKKRMEKHK, from the exons ATGGCGCCTGAAGGGAAGattaaggggaagaaaaagaaaccgACCGGAGACAG caAAGCAGTGGAAGATAAAATGAGCAGCTCCTCATCTGGAGAATATCAGGTTGGACAAGTGTCCGGCAGTTTGTTTCAAAACAAACCTTGTAAGAGCGTCAAGAGCCACCTGGCATCTCTCTTCAGCTCCTCATCAGCACAAGCCCAGCAACCTGTCTATGTGGCTGCTAAAGAA gttaatggtaagaagagaaaacataatgaagatgaaattgcATTGCACAGTCAGAGAACTAGTGCTGCTGTTGAACAAATGCctgcaaagaaaattataatgaagaaaGATCTTTCTGATGCAGATAAAAGATTGGCACACAG AGAAAGTGCTATGGTATCTGCTGAtcttgaagaggaagaaaaagtgcaagctaaacaaatgaagaaacagaaaatttctCAAGCAAGTAGTAATGGCAAAACAGCAAATGGTAAAATACTTGATAATTCAGATAATTCATTTgagttaaataaaagaaagaagattcaAATCAATGAGgcagaggaaagaataaagaataagagaACTGTATTTGTGGGGAATTTACCTGTCACGTGTAAAAAAAAG gaactgaaatcattttttaaagaatatggaCAAATAGAATGTGTACGATTCCGTTCTTTG atTCCAGCAAAGAGCAATTTATCCAAAAAGATTGCTGCAATAAA ACGTGAAGTTCATCCTGAACAGAAGAGTATTAATGGTTATGTTGTTTTTAAGGAAGAGAGTGCTGCTGAAAAGGCATTAAAAAG AAATGGTGCTCAGATTGCAGAGGGATTTCCCATCAGAGTTGAACTTATATCTGACACTCCTTTG AGGAGCAAAAGATCAGTATTTGTGGGGAACCTCCCTTACa AAATTGAAGAGACTGCTATTCAAGAGCATTTCTCTGACTGTGGAAGTGTTTTAGCAGTAAAACTTGTGAGAAATAAAGTCACTGGAATTGGCAAAGGATGTGGCTATGTGCTCTTTGAG aATACTGATGCTGTACAGCTTGCTTtgaaattaaacaactctgaattAATGGGAAGGAAACTACGAGTCAAGCGTTATGTTAATAATGAAAAGGCTAAGCTATCACATACCCCAGGCAAAGTTTTGGAGAATTCCACCAAATTTAAGCACAAACTTaattttcctcttaaaaacacAGGACAGCATTCTGAAAATCCATTTGCTGGAGAAAAAGCTAATcccttgaagaagaaaaagaaaaggcaaaaaaatggaaaaagtaaaaagcgAATGGAAAAGCACAAATAG
- the RBM34 gene encoding RNA-binding protein 34 isoform X1 has protein sequence MTSRAPEVDKTTWSISSGDVFLRPRWRLKGRLRGRKRNRPETAVEDKMSSSSSGEYQVGQVSGSLFQNKPCKSVKSHLASLFSSSSAQAQQPVYVAAKEVNGKKRKHNEDEIALHSQRTSAAVEQMPAKKIIMKKDLSDADKRLAHRESAMVSADLEEEEKVQAKQMKKQKISQASSNGKTANGKILDNSDNSFELNKRKKIQINEAEERIKNKRTVFVGNLPVTCKKKELKSFFKEYGQIECVRFRSLIPAKSNLSKKIAAIKREVHPEQKSINGYVVFKEESAAEKALKRNGAQIAEGFPIRVELISDTPLRSKRSVFVGNLPYKIEETAIQEHFSDCGSVLAVKLVRNKVTGIGKGCGYVLFENTDAVQLALKLNNSELMGRKLRVKRYVNNEKAKLSHTPGKVLENSTKFKHKLNFPLKNTGQHSENPFAGEKANPLKKKKKRQKNGKSKKRMEKHK, from the exons ATGACGTCTCGAGCACCAGAAGTTGACAAGACCACGTGGTCCATATCCAGTGGAGACGTATTCTTGCGGCCAAGATGGCGCCTGAAGGGAAGattaaggggaagaaaaagaaaccgACCGGAGACAG CAGTGGAAGATAAAATGAGCAGCTCCTCATCTGGAGAATATCAGGTTGGACAAGTGTCCGGCAGTTTGTTTCAAAACAAACCTTGTAAGAGCGTCAAGAGCCACCTGGCATCTCTCTTCAGCTCCTCATCAGCACAAGCCCAGCAACCTGTCTATGTGGCTGCTAAAGAA gttaatggtaagaagagaaaacataatgaagatgaaattgcATTGCACAGTCAGAGAACTAGTGCTGCTGTTGAACAAATGCctgcaaagaaaattataatgaagaaaGATCTTTCTGATGCAGATAAAAGATTGGCACACAG AGAAAGTGCTATGGTATCTGCTGAtcttgaagaggaagaaaaagtgcaagctaaacaaatgaagaaacagaaaatttctCAAGCAAGTAGTAATGGCAAAACAGCAAATGGTAAAATACTTGATAATTCAGATAATTCATTTgagttaaataaaagaaagaagattcaAATCAATGAGgcagaggaaagaataaagaataagagaACTGTATTTGTGGGGAATTTACCTGTCACGTGTAAAAAAAAG gaactgaaatcattttttaaagaatatggaCAAATAGAATGTGTACGATTCCGTTCTTTG atTCCAGCAAAGAGCAATTTATCCAAAAAGATTGCTGCAATAAA ACGTGAAGTTCATCCTGAACAGAAGAGTATTAATGGTTATGTTGTTTTTAAGGAAGAGAGTGCTGCTGAAAAGGCATTAAAAAG AAATGGTGCTCAGATTGCAGAGGGATTTCCCATCAGAGTTGAACTTATATCTGACACTCCTTTG AGGAGCAAAAGATCAGTATTTGTGGGGAACCTCCCTTACa AAATTGAAGAGACTGCTATTCAAGAGCATTTCTCTGACTGTGGAAGTGTTTTAGCAGTAAAACTTGTGAGAAATAAAGTCACTGGAATTGGCAAAGGATGTGGCTATGTGCTCTTTGAG aATACTGATGCTGTACAGCTTGCTTtgaaattaaacaactctgaattAATGGGAAGGAAACTACGAGTCAAGCGTTATGTTAATAATGAAAAGGCTAAGCTATCACATACCCCAGGCAAAGTTTTGGAGAATTCCACCAAATTTAAGCACAAACTTaattttcctcttaaaaacacAGGACAGCATTCTGAAAATCCATTTGCTGGAGAAAAAGCTAATcccttgaagaagaaaaagaaaaggcaaaaaaatggaaaaagtaaaaagcgAATGGAAAAGCACAAATAG